From Mumia sp. ZJ1417:
CCACCAGGTCGAGGGGCTCGCGATCGACGAGGGTCTCTCGATGGCTCATCTCAAGGGCACCCTCGACCATTTCGCGCAGGCGATCTACGGCGAGGGCATGACGACGCGGTTCCGCCCGTCGTACTTCCCGTTCACCGAGCCGAGCGCCGAGATGGACCTGCTCTGCTACGTCTGCCACAACGATCCGGCCGAGGTCGCCGACTGCCGCACGTGCCGTGGCGAGGGCTGGGTCGAGTGGGGGGGCTGCGGTGTCGTCAACCCGCGTGTCCTGATCGCCAACGGCGTCGACCCCGAGCGCTACTCGGGCTTCGCCTTCGGCATCGGCCTGGACCGCACGATTACGGGCAGGTACGACATCGCCGACTTGCGTGACCTGTTCGACGGTGACATCCGGTTCACCGAGCCGTTCGGAGTGGAGATCTGATGCGCGTCCCCGTGTCGTGGCTGCGCGACTACGTCGACCTGCCCGCCGACCTCACGACGGCCGAGCTTGCGGACCGTCTGACCATGCTCGACCTCAAGCTCGAGGAGATCGACTCCGTCGGTGCCGAGCTGTCCGGACCGATCGTCGTCGGTCGTGTGCTGTCGGCCGAGCCCGAGCCGCAGAAGAACGGCAAGACCATCAACTGGTGCGCGGTCGACGTCGGCACTGAGCACAACGCCGACGGCGATGAGCCGCGCGGCATCGTGTGCGGCGCGCACAACTTCGGACCCGGCGACCTCGTCGTGGTCGCGCTGCCCGGTGCCGTCCTGCCCGGACCGTTCCCGATCAGCTCGCGCAAGACGTACGGGCACGTCTCCGACGGGATGATCTGCTCCGGCGCCGAGCTGGGCACGACAGGCGATCCCGATGGCATCATCGTCCTGCCGGCCAACTCCGCCGAGGTCGGCGACGACGCGATCGCGCTGCTGGGCCTGCGCGACGACGTGCTCGACCTCGAGGTCAACCCTGACCGTGCATACGCGTTGTCGATGCGCGGCGTCGCACGTGACGCCGCGATCGGCTACGGCGTGCCCTACTTCGACCCGGCCGACGTCGCGCTGACCTCCGACGGCTCCGACGACTACCCCGTCGTGGTCGAGGACGCGCTCGCATGCCCCGTCTTCGTGACCCGCACGGTCACCGGGTTCGACCCGTCGGCGCCGACGCCGCGCTGGATGGCGCGCCGCCTCGAGCTGATGGGCATGCGCCCGATCTCGCTGGCCGTCGACGTCACCAACTACGTGATGCTCGAGCTCGGGCAGCCGATCCACGGCTACGACCGCAACGCGCTGCGCGGACCGATCACGGTGCGGCGCGGACGTCCAGGGGAGAAGGTCACGACTCTCGACGACGTCGTCCGCGACGTGACGCCCGAGGACCTTCTCATCACCGACGAGTCGGGGCCGATCGGCCTCGCCGGGGTGATGGGCGGCCAGACGACCGAGCTGAGCCCGACGACGACCGACATCGTCATCGAGGCCGCGCACTTCGACGCGCCGACGATCGCCCGGACGGCACGCCTGCAGAAGCTCTCGAGCGAGGCGTCACGCCGGTTCGAGCGCGGCGTCGACACGGCGCTCCCGCCGTACGCGGCGCAGCGCGTCGCCGACCTCCTGGTCACCCTCGGCGGAGGCGTCATCGAGCCCGGCGCCACGGTCGTCGGCCGCCCGCCCGCGCAGCCTCAGGTGTCGCTCGCCGACGACCTGCCGGCGCGCATCTCCGGTGTCGACATCGCGCCCGAGACGGCGGTGGCGGCGCTGACGGCCAACGGCTGCGTGGTCGAGCACGACGGCGGCACGCTGACGGTCGTCCCGCCGACCTGGCGCCCCGACCTCACCGATCCGTACGACATGGTCGAGGAGGTGCTGCGCTACGTCGGCTACGACAAGGTGCCGTCGCTCCTGCCGCACGCTCCCGCGGGGCGTGGCCTGACGCCAGAGCAGCGGTTGCGCCGCCGCGTCGGTCAGGTGATGGCCGGTGCCGGCTACGTCGAGGTCAAGACGTTCCCGTTCGCAGGGCCGGCCGACTTCGACAAGCTCGGCCTCCCGCTGGACGACGCACGCCGCGATCAGGTGCTCCTCGAGAATCCGCTGTCGGCGGAGGAGCCGGGCCTGACGACCACGCTCATGACCGGCGCCATGAAGGCGCTCGCCCTCAACGTCGGGCGTGGACACGACGACGTGGCGATCTTCGAGTCCGGCCGCGTGTTCCTCCCGAAGCCCGAGGCGCCCGAGGCGCCGGTCTACGGGGTCGATCGCGCGCCGAGCGACGAGGAGTACGAGGCGTTCGACGCCGCTCTTCCCGAGCAGCCGCAGCACCTCGTGCTCGTGGCCACCGGGCGCCGCGAGCGTGCCGGCTGGTGGGGTGACGGTCGTCGTGTCCAGTGGGGCGACGCGATCGAGGCGGTCCGCCGGGTGGGTGAGGCCGTGCACGTGCCGGTCCACGTGGCGGCCGGCGAGATCCCAGCGCCGTGGCACCCCGGCCGTACGGCGGTGCTCTCCCTCGGTGGCGAGGTCGTCGGCTACGCAGGTGAGCTTCACCCGCGCGTGTGTCGGTCGTACGGCGTCCCCGCCCGTACGGTCGCCGCCGAGATCGACCTCGACGCGGTGATCGCCGCGGCGCCCGTGCTCGGTCCCCGACCGTCGTTCTCGACCTATCCGGTCGCCAAGGAGGACGTGGCGCTCGTCGTCGAGTCGTCCGTCGCCAGCGCGGACGTCGCTGCGGCGCTCCTCGAGGGCGGTGGCGACGTGATCGAGTCCGTACGGCTGTTCGACGTCTACACAGGCGAGCAGGTGCCCGCGGGGCACAAGTCGCTGGCCTTCGCGCTGCGGATGCGCGCGCCCGACCGCACCCTGACCGAGGCCGAGACGGCCGAG
This genomic window contains:
- the pheT gene encoding phenylalanine--tRNA ligase subunit beta, with the translated sequence MRVPVSWLRDYVDLPADLTTAELADRLTMLDLKLEEIDSVGAELSGPIVVGRVLSAEPEPQKNGKTINWCAVDVGTEHNADGDEPRGIVCGAHNFGPGDLVVVALPGAVLPGPFPISSRKTYGHVSDGMICSGAELGTTGDPDGIIVLPANSAEVGDDAIALLGLRDDVLDLEVNPDRAYALSMRGVARDAAIGYGVPYFDPADVALTSDGSDDYPVVVEDALACPVFVTRTVTGFDPSAPTPRWMARRLELMGMRPISLAVDVTNYVMLELGQPIHGYDRNALRGPITVRRGRPGEKVTTLDDVVRDVTPEDLLITDESGPIGLAGVMGGQTTELSPTTTDIVIEAAHFDAPTIARTARLQKLSSEASRRFERGVDTALPPYAAQRVADLLVTLGGGVIEPGATVVGRPPAQPQVSLADDLPARISGVDIAPETAVAALTANGCVVEHDGGTLTVVPPTWRPDLTDPYDMVEEVLRYVGYDKVPSLLPHAPAGRGLTPEQRLRRRVGQVMAGAGYVEVKTFPFAGPADFDKLGLPLDDARRDQVLLENPLSAEEPGLTTTLMTGAMKALALNVGRGHDDVAIFESGRVFLPKPEAPEAPVYGVDRAPSDEEYEAFDAALPEQPQHLVLVATGRRERAGWWGDGRRVQWGDAIEAVRRVGEAVHVPVHVAAGEIPAPWHPGRTAVLSLGGEVVGYAGELHPRVCRSYGVPARTVAAEIDLDAVIAAAPVLGPRPSFSTYPVAKEDVALVVESSVASADVAAALLEGGGDVIESVRLFDVYTGEQVPAGHKSLAFALRMRAPDRTLTEAETAEVRDAAVARAAELTGALQRT